The sequence below is a genomic window from Budorcas taxicolor isolate Tak-1 chromosome 4, Takin1.1, whole genome shotgun sequence.
CTCCAGGTCCAGCTGCAGAATGCGCTCCTTCAGCTTCTGGATGGCCAGCTGGTCCTTCTGCTTGGCTTTCTCGTAGGTGCCCAGCAATTCCGACACCTGGGATATTTGATTCTCCAGGGCCGCCACCCTCTGCTCTTCCAACTGCGACTGCTGACGCAGCTGATCCTCAGCGAGGGCTGTCTGAAAAAACAAGGGAACAGGTGGAGATGCATCCAGAAAAGCCACAGGGTCGGAGGGTCAACTTTAAGAAAGCAAGAGAGGGGGGACAAAAAGGTTATGGGATGCAGGTGGCCTGGCAAAAAATGGGAACTGGGAAGCTTTCTGAGTTTGGGAGCTAACCCAAGCTCCTGTAACTTGCTCTCAGACACACATTATACCCAATGATATTAAGAGTCTTTGGAGATCTGCTACTGTTCTGCTTTAGTGTTTCTACTCTCTCCACCCATACACCAAGCTCACGTGTAAGTGTGCTCGTCAccatattacatttttttcctcttccaacATTCCTGGAAGTTCAGAATTGGCTTGGATCTCTCCCCACGCTGAAAGGAGGCACTGGAAAATAGCCTATCTTTCCAGACATGGCAAATATTGACTGCAAGCAATAGAAGAGgtgatttcttctgtgaaaatTCCCTTTGCCCCCTCCAGCCACCCTACCTACAGGCATCCACTGCTACCCATAGATAGGCATACTGCCATAAGCATCCACTCCACCTTCCACTGCACAGCTGCTGCTACACTGCTTCACAGACCACAGCTGGGAAGATGCCATGCCCTGACGCTCAGATCTGTCTGGCTCCAACTTCAGACTACACTCAGAAACTCCACATTCTGTTGGAAGCACTCTGTGGATACTGTCAACACCACACAGAAAAGGATTTCTCAGGACCCACAAGTGAAACTTTTCGAAGCGCATAAAAAAACCAACAGTGCAGGCACTTAGTTctgtcaaaggagaaaaaaaaacactaatattTCCCCATGTGTCACAAGTGTGTGTtgactcgtgtctgactctttacttccttatggactgtagcctaccaggctcctctgtctatgtggttttccaggcaagaatactggagtgggttgcaacttcctactccaggggatcttcctgacccagggatcaaacccatatctccagaATCTCTtccactggcagatggattctttaccactgagccacctgagaagccacttTAAGTTAAATGACTCATGTTTGAAAGAGATGAAGATAATTACCTTTCTCATTTCCTGCTGCAACTGAGCCTGGAAATGGCTCTTAAGGCAGGCAGCCTCTTCTTGAAGCTCCTTCAGCCGGGGGTCAGGCTGATTCTTCTCATCTCGAAGAGCCTGAAGCTCACCTTTCAGCTCTTCCACCTCACGGGTCAGCTGCTTGGTCTGCAGTTCAAACCCTTCCATCTGACCAGCTGCATAGGCCCGCCCGGCCAGAGCTTCCCGAGTCTCTTCCAACCGAAGCTCCAAGTCCTGGCGCTGGGCCCTCTCCTCCTGCAGCAGTTTCTGGAGCTCACGCAGCATCAAGGCATGGTCGCTCTGCTCTTGGGCCCGATCGTGTTGCTGCGTGATAAGCCGGGCTTTGGTTTCTGCTATCTGTTCCTGAAGCCCCTTCAGTTCTCCCTCCAGCCggcccctctcctcctctgctttCTTACTGGCATCCTCTAAGTCCTGCTTCATCTTCTTTTTGTCCGCCAGGTAAGAAGCTTCCATGCGGGACTTCTCCTGGGTGACTGTAGCCAAAGAGCTGGTCAAAGTAGCCAACTGAGTCTTCAGCTGGTGCAGTCGTTtgtccacctccccacccccagatggTCCGTCCCCACTACTACTGCTAACGCCACTCTCTGACCCGCTGGCCTCTTCCAACTTTGGAGGTGGTGGTCCACGGGCCAGTCTGTCATCTTCTACCCCAAACTCACCCTTGGTGCTGGTGAGACTGGCCGCAGTATCCAGGCTGGCGGCGGTCCCTGTGCTATCCTCGCTGTGAGTGGAGCATCGGTCATCCACAGAGTCAGGAAAGGTGAGGCCTTGAGGCTGCACACCTGCGAGGCCCACATCCGCCTCGTGGGATACAGACAGTACCTTAATGCTGGCCTCCAGcgcctctttctccttcagcagACTTTTATAGGCAAGGACTACATCCTTGAGACGTGTTTGGTACTGGAGGAGCTGCTTCTTCTGAGTCTCAATGATCTCCAGCAGGTCCTTCTTGCTTGGGCCGCCCCCGAAATTCATTCCAAACTTCTCCATGAGGGTTCAGGACGGGTTGCTCCAGGCCAGGGTTTGGACAGGCTGGGAGAGCGTCACGAAGATGCTAGCAGGGGTTGTATGCGACGGGGAGATAGCTGTCCCCCTCTGCCGCACATCCGCTCCAAGCAGCTGGCTGAGACCGGATGCAGGGCGGCGGGGCAGCCGGGCAGAAACGCTTGCCAGGTCCCAGACAGGAGGGCGGGGGCGGGTCCTATCCTAGAGGCGGGGCCACGCTGGCACAAGAGGAGCACACTGCCAGGGCTCGCCCGCACTGCCCCAGAAGCCGCTCCGCGCTCCCCGCTCACCCAGCCACAGCAGCACCGGCCGGGCCCCGGCGCACTACAGGCAAAGGTTTAAGATGAGCGTAGCTCCATCCCGACTTCCTAACTCTAGCGGCGGGACAACGGCGCTTCCGGGTCTGCTGGAAGTGACGAGAGCGCGACGTATTGGGCCCCGCCCCCAGTGGGCGCGAGGTGGGCGGGGCTACCTCAGCCGGCCGGTGGGAAGAGAACCCAGCAGGGCTGAGAACTGGTCACTCTCCGGCCGAGTGTTGGTTCCTCTCCACCACAGCAGAGCAAGCAGAGTCGAGTACACCGGAGTCATGTTGGTTTGATGAAGGCGCCTGATCTTGCTCTAGCGCTAAGATCAGCGAGGGACGGGGGCGACATTGCAGAGTCCTTACCAAAGACTCGGGTAAATGACAGGCCCCACTGTTTGGGTGCTCAGTACCGTTGTCCTTAAAGAGCAACAGTTAAGACTACCATTTAGACCACAAAGATGACAGCCCTTTCTAGGACAGTATTTGACACCTAGACGGTGTATAATTATTATTACACCTTTCCTGAGTTCTGCTgggttcatttaacaaatatatataaataaatatatataggcATCATGTCCATTCTAAGTGCCACCTATATTTCAGAAGCTTCACAAGAGTTTTGCTATTTAGTCTTTATAATTAATCTGCTGAGCATCATTAGCACTATTTTACAGATAGTGCAAcgtgaggcacagagaagttaagtaatacACCAAGGTCACATAGCCTTGGGTTTAGAATCCCACGTAGATCAGTCTGATTCTCAACATACCAAGTGCTATGCCAGGTGATCACCAGGAAGGGACAAGTTCCTACCCTCAAGGAGCCCACATCTAGAGAAGCAGCAGCCATGCAAACACAAGTATATTCAAAGTGATATTGATGTTAAGAGGAGGGAGCCCTGTCTAAGGGAGACAGCGTAGGCTTTCAGGGAAATGAGTTGGAATTTGAAGAGTAAGTACTGACTGTCCATCTAACTAGAAATGAGGGAAACAACATTCTgctaactgctgctaagtcacttcagtcgtgtccgactctgtgcgaccccatagatggccgcccaccaggctcccccatccctgggattctccaggcaagaacactggagtgggctgccatttccttctccaatgcatgaaagtgaagagtgaaagtgaagtcgttcagtcgtgtctgactcggcgaccccatggactgcagcccaccaggctcctccatccatgggattttccaggcaaaagtaccggagtggtgtgccattgccttctccaaaataacattctaggcagagggaaaaCTTGCAAGGACTCTGGAGCATCAGAGAGTTTGTCTCACCTGGGAAGCATTGAGAATCATTTCAAGGCAGTAGCTTAGGGTATGCAAAGGAGCTGGCAACAGATACTGCTGACACAATAGATGAGCACCCAAATTAAGGTATTTGGATTTTACCTTTGGTTATAAGACACTAAAGGATTTCCATCACAAGAGTGGCATCAAGTCTTGTATGACAAGGTGGAGATACCAAAGTGCAGAAGACCATTTTCAGTCATGGGGATCAAATGATAGTGAAATAGAGCAACGATAACAGGGATGTAAAGAGGCtaattaaaaaggatgaaataatgccatttgcagcaacatggatggacccagagagtgtcatactgagtgaagagaaggagaaatatcgtatggcatcccttatatgtggaatctaaaaagaaatgatacaaatgaacttccttacaaaatggaaaatgactcacagacttagagaaggaacttataGTTGCctagaggggaagggatagttagggagtttggaatggccACGTACACACAGctactgttgctgtttagtcactgagttgtgactgactctttgcaacctgatggactgtagcccatcagcttcctctgtccaagggatttcccagacaagaatactggagcgggttactatttccttctctagaggatcttcctgacccaggggtcgaactccagtctcctgcttggcaggcattctttactagtaagccacctgggaagtccctgtatttaaaatggataaccaacaaggacctactgtatagcacatggaactctgttcaacattatgtggcagcctgtatGGGAGGGGGGTTACAGGGAGGATGgttccatgtatatgtatggctgagtcccttcactgttcacctgaaactatcacaatattgttaaatggctataccccaacacaaaattaaaagttcaaaatatAAAGATGTTAGGACAGAGGGAAACAAGGCTAATTGAAAGAGCTAAAGATCACCACTAGTTGTGTTATTATATTAGAACTCTTTTAAGTGTGCTCTTCAATCTTGTAAAAGCTTTCTTAGGAATGTAAGCCTCTGAGGAATAGGAGTCATGTATTCACTCATACTTGACGCCCAAAATCTGTTCTCTTTAGAGTGATGATCAGACACTAGAAGTCTTTTGAAACCCAGTTTCTTGGTAGCCCAGATAACATCCAGCTGCATCATATAAAACATTCAGAtacattatcattttaatatcattttaatcTTTACCATAACCTCATGAGGCAATTAGGACGGATATCAGTCTTTTTTCGTAGATGAGAAAATGATAGGTTGTATTGTTGAAATCAAACCCTAAAAAGTGGGGGAGAGGGGCAGAACTGGTATTTGAAATGAGGCCTGGAACAATGGCACCTAATGGGTActcaatagatatttatttaatGAGGAAAGGAAGGAACGAAGGAACAAATGTTCTCTGATCCCAGCTCACCTCACCGTGTCCATTGCACCAGCAATTGATCCTAGAAGCCCGCTGAAAATCCAGAATAGGCAAAACGTCTGTCTTTGCTCCACTGAGCAACCAGTTAGTCCATTCAACCAAGCCAGCATTTGTTTTATAAGTATTGGGTGCGGCATCGACCCAGTCTCTGTCATAagagaaatttaaattaattccTATCTTGCAATTTCCCCCTTTGATGCTaagatcagtggggaaataacttcCTCTTTGGCGAGAGCTTCCTCACAGGATAGCTGTGCATCAAAAATCCTGGTCCCCAGGTCTGTGGCAGAGTGAGGAAGGAGCTTCAGAAAGGCTGCCGGGTACGACCTGAAAGGCGTTATTGCCAGGGCCTTCTAGGAGAAAGCGGAGTCCTGCAGTATACAGGAttagggtctgctgctgctgctgctgctaagtcgcttcagtcgtgtccaactgtgcgaccccatagacggcagcccaccaggctccgccgtctctggcattctccaagcaagaacactggattgggttgccatttccttctccagtgcatgaaagtgaaaagtgaaagtgaagtcgctcagtcgtgtccgactcttagcgaccccatggactgcagcctaccagactcctcctccatgggattttccaggcaggagtactggagtggcgagccattgccttctccgcggATCTCTGAAACTAGAGTATTAAGGAACCATGAAGCACATCTTCCTCCACCTGTGGCGTACTCCTCTCGAGAGTCTACGGTCACTGAACCACTTACTACGTTCCAAGTCCCTCGCTGGGAGCTgagaggacaaaaggaaagaggaagacatTTGCACGGAATTTCCGTCCCCCTCCCCCGGGTTGGGGGGGTGATGCACACAGTCGAGGCTGCTGGTTACCAAGAGCTAAACCGGAGCCCAGTGTGTGTTGGACGCAACAAACCAAAGCCCGGCGACCGGCTACTGAAGATGGGGGTAGAGGGCCGTTACGGAGCGTCGTAGGATTTTCTCGGCTTCGCTCGGGTTGCTGGTTCAGCTCCAAGGACTTGACTGGCGTGCTAGAAGCCTGGGGAGACCCAAGGCCTTCGCATCTTCGAAACTGGCGCGCTAACCGCAGACGCGGTGAAGACTCGCTCAGCTTCAGTCTTCCGGAGCCAGGGCCTGGAGGCGGGGCGGAGGcggggcggaggggcggggctggggcggggcggggccagagCGGGGGCCGGCCCGAGGTGACGTAGGGCGGGCCGAGACGCGCGGAGGCGGCGGCGGtacctcctcctgctgctgctgctgctgctgctgctgctgcgcccCATCCCCCAGCGGCCGGCCGGTTCCAGCCCGCACCTCGCGTCGGTgcccgcgccccctcccccggccccgccATGGGCCTCACCGTGTCCGCGCTCTTTTCGCGGATCTTCGGGAAGAAGCAGATGCGGATCCTCATGGGTGAGGCAGACCAAGCTCGCGGCCCGGACGCGAGCGCCGGCCCCTGCGCAGCCCTGCAGCCCCCGCGTCCCTCCAGCCCCCGCTCACCCGTGTCTCCGACCCCGAGTCACCCACGTCCTAACCCCCCGGGGGGCACTACTCTCGGGTGGATCGCGGTCTGCAGCACCGCCCCCGGGGCCTGACACCCGGAGCTGCGGGCCTGGGTGGGGTGAAGCTCCCTGCGCCCCAGCCCGGCTGGTAAGAAGGGAGGATTCCCCGCCCTTGGAGACGACTTTTAAAAGGAGCGCTCGGCCTTTCTTTGCGCCTCTTTCCCCTCAGTCCTCCGCCGTCCCTCGCCCGCTCTGGGGGCAGGAGTTGGCGCTCCCCACCCCGACAGCCCTCGAGGCCCCGAAGGTAGATAGCAGCGCGCACCTGGAGGCGCCCGGG
It includes:
- the GCC1 gene encoding GRIP and coiled-coil domain-containing protein 1; amino-acid sequence: MEKFGMNFGGGPSKKDLLEIIETQKKQLLQYQTRLKDVVLAYKSLLKEKEALEASIKVLSVSHEADVGLAGVQPQGLTFPDSVDDRCSTHSEDSTGTAASLDTAASLTSTKGEFGVEDDRLARGPPPPKLEEASGSESGVSSSSGDGPSGGGEVDKRLHQLKTQLATLTSSLATVTQEKSRMEASYLADKKKMKQDLEDASKKAEEERGRLEGELKGLQEQIAETKARLITQQHDRAQEQSDHALMLRELQKLLQEERAQRQDLELRLEETREALAGRAYAAGQMEGFELQTKQLTREVEELKGELQALRDEKNQPDPRLKELQEEAACLKSHFQAQLQQEMRKTALAEDQLRQQSQLEEQRVAALENQISQVSELLGTYEKAKQKDQLAIQKLKERILQLDLENKTLALAASSRSPLDSHGEESSLDVNVLKDKMEKLKRLLQVAARKSQVTLDVEKLCDLEIMPSSEAADGEKATALYYQQELKQLKEEFERYKMRAQVVLKSKNVKDGNLGKELEEAREQLAELKEKYISLRLSCEELERQHQQEAEGWKQELARLQHGHRQELERSQLDFRDRTLKLEEELHKQRDRALAVLAEKDLELEQLRSVALSSGLPGRRSPVGGAGPRDQADTSTPDSLTQALQLAAASEPTFFLYAEQLARKEVEIASLRKQKHRLEVEVHRLQDRLLEEGERHREEVGALQSHIAKHSRDQSREGANLEYLKNIIYRFLTLPDALGRQQTLTAILTILHFSPEEKQAIMRLPAGGGWWPSGKR